One genomic segment of Gorilla gorilla gorilla isolate KB3781 chromosome 23, NHGRI_mGorGor1-v2.1_pri, whole genome shotgun sequence includes these proteins:
- the LOC109024567 gene encoding LOW QUALITY PROTEIN: glutathione hydrolase light chain 2 (The sequence of the model RefSeq protein was modified relative to this genomic sequence to represent the inferred CDS: substituted 1 base at 1 genomic stop codon), which yields MTSEFFAGQLRAQISEDTTHLISYXKPEFYTPVDGGTAHLSVVAEDGSAVSATSPMNLYFGSKVRSPVSGILFNNEMDDFSSPSITNEFGVPPSPANFIQPGKQPLSSMCPTIMVGQDGQVRMVVGAAGGTLITTATALVCVTPFLPGRAHLAQPPSHADHTPMPQAIIYNLWFGYDVKRAMEEPRLHNQLLPNVTTVERNIDQAVTAALETRHHHTQIASTFIAVVQAVVRTAGGWAAASDSRKGGEPAGY from the exons ATGACCTCTGAGTTCTTCGCTGGCCAGCTCCGGGCCCAGATCTCTGAGGACACCACTCACCTGATCTCCTACTAGAAGCCCGAGTTCTACACGCCGGTTGATGGGGGCACTGCTCACCTGTCTGTCGTCGCAGAGGACGGCAGTGCTGTGTCCGCCACCAGCCCCATGAACCTCTA CTTTGGCTCCAAGGTCCGCTCCCCGGTCAGCGGGATCCTGTTCAATAATGAAATGGACGACTTCAGCTCTCCCAGCATCACCAACGAGTTTGGGGTACCCCCCTCACCTGCCAATTTCATCCAGCCAG GGAAGCAGCCGCTCTCGTCCATGTGCCCGACGATCATGGTGGGCCAGGACGGCCAGGTCCGGATGGTTGTGGGAGCTGCTGGGGGCACACTGATCACCACAGCCACTGCACTGGTATGTGTCACACCTTTTCTCCCTGGCCGTGCCCACCTTGCACAGCCCCCAAGCCATGCTGATCACACTCCCATGCCCCAGGCCATCATCTACAACCTCTGGTTCGGCTATGACGTGAAGCGGGCCATGGAGGAGCCCCGGCTGCACAACCAGCTTCTGCCCAACGTCACAACAGTGGAGAGAAACATTGACCAG gcagtgactgcagccctggagacccggcaccatcacacccagatcGCGTCCACCTTCATCGCTGTGGTGCAAGCCGTCGTCCGCACGGCTGGTGGCTGGGCAGCTGCCTCGGACTCCAGGAAAGGCGGGGAGCCTGCCGGCTACTGA